The sequence cagtcaggtcaagaccctggtgaggatgaagcgcaagcagatgagcttccctgagatggtttctgaaaTTCtttagttgtgcaaacccagtttcatcagcagtCTGGGTGGCTGATCGTTCCCGCAGGTGACGAAACCAGATGTGGAGgacctgggttggcgtggttacacatggtctgtggttgtgaagcctattggatgtactgccaaattctctaaaatgacgttggaggcagcttatggtagagaaattaacattaaattctttggcaacagctctggtggacattcctgcagtcagcatgccaattgcacgctccctcaaagcttgagacatctgtgacaaaaCTTTATatttttgagtggccttttattggcccctccacaaggtgcacctgtgtaatgatcatggcatttaatcagcttcttgatatgccacacctgtcaggtggatggattatcatggcataagagaaatgctcactaacagggatgtaaacaaatttgacataaatatgctttttgtgcatatggaacatttctgggatcttttatttcagttcatgaaacatgggaccaaaactttacatgttgcgtttatatttttgttcagtgtaaacgGAAACAGATCTAAATATGACAAATTCTGACATAATATTACTAATGTACATAGCATTTGAAATAATTATTTCACACTAGGTTCATAATTACACCTTGTTCGCACTGCTTTCAATGCAGCTctaggtaacactttacattagtAGTAATGCTGTAATTACTACAGTCACAACATTGTTGTTTACCAATAGCATAGTAATGGGGTTGAGTGGTTTTAGTTATTACGCCAGTGGAAGGAAGAACGGTCCATCTCCCTCTTTTGTAAAGGCAAAACCTCAATTACTAAGCAATTAAAATGCAATTATCCTACTCTCCTGACTACTATGTATTACTGGTATAATTACAGTATTACTACATAAGTTTAGACAACTtaatataaagtgttacccagCATTCATTCATTAACATGGTGGTTGGATTCCAAGAGGTAAAACTGTGGTCAATCAAAAATAGCCTTTCATGAGCATGAAGTTCTGTTTTTCATGACAACAACAGATAGAACATGATGTGAGTAGTTCCAAGAAGGAGATGTGATGTTAAATGCGATGTTATAAGATGTATAAAGAAATACATTAAACCAAAAGTTTAAGTAATACGAAAAGGCATTGTGCCTGGTTAAAcaagtctgtttttacattttttcttaAAGTGTGTTCTTTACTTATCagcaatttttttatttgaacATTTGTGGAATAAGCCAAACGTTCACATTTTATTCACCAAATAAAACTACCGGTAACATAGAGAACATTTAGATGGTGTCAATGAATATGAAATTTGAATTTCAAAGACAGTGCTGTAGGTTTTTAACAAGTCAGCTAGTTATTGGGGTgccagggtagcctagtggttagagcgttggactagtaacctgaaaggttgcaagttctaatccccgagctgacaaggtacaaactgtcatctgcccctgaacaaggccgttaacccactgtcaataagaccgtcattgaaaataagaatttgttcttaattgacttgtctagttaaataaaggtaaaatttaaaaaatgcacGGTGCAGTGATGAGATGGAATTGGAAAGCTTCAAAATATGATTGTTTCTTTTTTCTCAATCTTCATTGTGTTGCATAATGTACATTAAAATACTATCAGACAaatacatatacactaccggtcaaaagttttagaacacctactcattcaagggtttttctttatttttgctattttctacattgtagaataatagtgaagacaaaagcactatgaaataacacatatggaatcatgtagtaaccaaaaaagttttaaacaaatctaaatatattttatatttgagattcttcaaatagccaccctttgccttgatgacagctttgcacactcttggcattatctcaaccagcttcccctgGTATGCTTTTccgacagtcttgaaggagttcccacatatgctgagcctttgttggctgctttccattcaatctgtggtccgactcatcccaaaccatctcaatttgcttgaggtcgggagattgtggagaccaggtcatctgatgcagcactccatcactctccttcttggtaaaacagcccttacacagcctggaggtttgttggatcattgtcctgttgaaaaacaaatgatagtcccactaagcccaaaccagatgagatggcgtatcgctgcagaatgctgtggtagccatgctgtttaagtgtgccttgagttctaaatgaatcacagacaatgtcaccagcaaagcacccccacaccataacacctcctcctccatgctttacgatgGGATATACACATTTGGAGATCTTCCGTTCACCCACGCcgcgtttcacaaagacatggcggttggaaccaaaaatctcaaattttgacaaATTTCCACCGttataatgtccattgctcgtgtttcttggcccaagcaagtctcttcttcttattggtgtcctttagttgtggtttctttgcagcaattcgaccatgaaggcctgattcacacagtctcctctgaacagtggattttgagatgtgtctgttacttgaactctttgaagcatttatttgggctgcattttctgaggctggtaactctaatgaacttatcctctgcagcataggtatctctgggtcttccattccagtgatggtcctcatgagagccagtttcatcatagcgcttgatggtttttgcgactgcacttgaagaaacgttcaaagttcgtgacattttccgtattgactgaccttcgtgtcttaaagcaatgatggactgttgtttctctttgcttatttgagctgttcttgccataatatggacttggtcttttaccaaatagggctatcttctgtataccacccctaccttgtcacaacacaactgataggctcaaacgcattaagaaggaaagaaattccacaaattaacttttaaaaaggcacacctgttaattgaaatgcattccaggtgactacctcatgaagctggttgagagaatgtcaagcgtgtgcaaagctgtcatcaaggcaatgggtggctatttgaagaatctcaaatagaaaatgtttaacacttttttggttactacatgattccatatgtgttattttatagttttgatgtcttcactattaaaaatagaaaatagtttaaaaaaaagaaagaaagaaagaaaacccttgaatgtgtaggtgttatgaaacttttgaccggtagtgtatgccTTAAAATAATTTTCAATAACTCAACCAGATTCCTATGTGGAGTCTGTGTATATCTTAGTCAGCCCCATTCATACTCAAGAGGCCAAGGCGAGTCAGGCCAGCCCAGTACCACTTTGCATATctaccatagttgctggaaccatgctagaaaggacaatgtgaaaagaaaatatccTAAACAGCACAGTACGGTTCTAGTCGGCCCTATAGTGTGAACCAGGAGATTATTTTCTTCAACCCCCTCCACTCTACCCCTCCTCTTAGATGTGCTCGCACCTGTTGATGAAGACACAGCGGATGGCTGAGAGGGTGATGCCCGCATCCCCTTTTGTCACAGTGAAGATAAACCGACATATGCCCGTGTTGGGACAGAGAGCGATCACATGGGACATGTCCAACCCCTGGGGTAAAGGACACTTTAGCTCGTCCACAAGGTAGCGCATGGCCACACGTATGAGGGCCCCATGGCTGACCACCAGGGCATGGGCAGGAACATCTCTGGTCCCATCGTCTGGCTTGCCTGCGAGAGCCCCCTCTGGcatccctgtctccctctgtcctggTCTGCAGTGGTCAGCCACCATGCGCTGGAACAGGTGCTCCAGAAACTCTTTGATCCGCATCTTCATCTAATACAGAACAAAGAACTCTTATTCACAACACAGACTCATCCTTCCCCTTTCCTTCCTCCACCCACACAACAGACTGGTTGACACCATCCTGATGGAGGGGCCAACAGCTTGTCCTGTGTGGCTAGAGTGTTACTGGGCCCGGGGGCCCTTCTGTCACATAAACTAGCTGTTGGATCACACTGACACTGAACATGTGACCTGCAAGCTGAGTCCTAATTGGCAAGTCAATGTACATTCTTGGTCTCAATGGAACATTCCCCCACACTTTAAATAAGTATTCTCCAACAGAAGTAGCGACTATTCAATCGAGACATTGTGTGGCAGCAAAGGCCTATGTACTTTGATCCCCACTTCAAAAGCATCAAGCAGACAAACGTCAATCAAATTAATTTGATGAAGGGAACTGTTATGCAAAACATTTATTGGACATCTTCAGAGTCAAGGATGGATTACCCTGTGTAAAGCATGCCAAAGGTTCCATCTAGTGTTGCTAAAATGTAttgcatctggtctcccatcagTAGTatttcagagagcgagagagagagagagcgatgcccTCAGGATCCCCCAGAGTTACTCACATGTTCTATAGTCTCTCCCCCTGGAGGAGTGAAGTCCAGCCACGATTGACCAGCCGCTGTAGCCATGTTCTTCATGTCCACCACCAAGCCCCCCTCGGCACTCCCAAAACTCTGAAAAATAACAGCCGCTTTACTGTAAGGCCTTGCGTACAAAAACACACATGGTCatagaactacacacacacacacacacacacacacacacacacacacacacacacacacacacacacacacacacacacacacacacacacacacaaacaaacaaacaaacaaacaaacacacacacactgagaatgaAAACCGCATCTATAGAAATAAGATATTGACAACCTTTAGCCCAGAGAAAGGGTACTCACCCTCTCTTTAAGTGATGGATCGGTCACAATTTCTAGGCCAGAGCAACTACTGTTGTGTTTTACAATTGTTTCGCAAGTCTGTAACAAAACAGACAAAACAACAATTTTTCTCATAAACTTCTACCTACACAATAAAATCTAATCCGCGGGCCATCCCAACACATAATAATGGGGTCCAATTATATTCTAAAAGATGCTAAGGGGTCTGTGACATCATCACCACTCACCTGGCGGGCACGGGCCATGTCACTGACAAACACGTTGGTGAACTTGACGTCTTTGAGATATTTTCCTGCAGCCTCTGCCTGCTGCATCCCTATGTCTGATAGAGACGAGTCTATCGCCTGGCCTGGGGGATTGGGAAATGCCCAGGATTGGTGTGATACTTTAGGCCACAGTGATATGGCATTGAAACATGACATCTAGGAAATCTATTGGGATGATCTGTTCCAAAGCTTTTACTTTGTGCTTTTTGACACGTTTCATCCAAGAGTCTTTCtaatgcagtggttcccaaccaggggtactaggaccacAGGTGTTACTTGAGAAggctcatgagaccataggcttactggtaaaatgcacgagGGGGAGTATTTCAGGGGTACTCCGGggagagcaaaattcagttggtggtacagtaaccgaaa comes from Salmo trutta chromosome 7, fSalTru1.1, whole genome shotgun sequence and encodes:
- the tigara gene encoding putative fructose-2,6-bisphosphatase TIGAR A isoform X1 is translated as MSCFNAISLWPKVSHQSWAFPNPPGQAIDSSLSDIGMQQAEAAGKYLKDVKFTNVFVSDMARARQTCETIVKHNSSCSGLEIVTDPSLKERSFGSAEGGLVVDMKNMATAAGQSWLDFTPPGGETIEHMKMRIKEFLEHLFQRMVADHCRPGQRETGMPEGALAGKPDDGTRDVPAHALVVSHGALIRVAMRYLVDELKCPLPQGLDMSHVIALCPNTGICRFIFTVTKGDAGITLSAIRCVFINRCEHI
- the tigara gene encoding putative fructose-2,6-bisphosphatase TIGAR A isoform X2, whose protein sequence is MLTFGITIVRHGETEWNKKGLLQGQAIDSSLSDIGMQQAEAAGKYLKDVKFTNVFVSDMARARQTCETIVKHNSSCSGLEIVTDPSLKERSFGSAEGGLVVDMKNMATAAGQSWLDFTPPGGETIEHMKMRIKEFLEHLFQRMVADHCRPGQRETGMPEGALAGKPDDGTRDVPAHALVVSHGALIRVAMRYLVDELKCPLPQGLDMSHVIALCPNTGICRFIFTVTKGDAGITLSAIRCVFINRCEHI
- the tigara gene encoding putative fructose-2,6-bisphosphatase TIGAR A isoform X3, with protein sequence MQQAEAAGKYLKDVKFTNVFVSDMARARQTCETIVKHNSSCSGLEIVTDPSLKERSFGSAEGGLVVDMKNMATAAGQSWLDFTPPGGETIEHMKMRIKEFLEHLFQRMVADHCRPGQRETGMPEGALAGKPDDGTRDVPAHALVVSHGALIRVAMRYLVDELKCPLPQGLDMSHVIALCPNTGICRFIFTVTKGDAGITLSAIRCVFINRCEHI